The proteins below are encoded in one region of Methylobacillus flagellatus KT:
- a CDS encoding cation:proton antiporter: MHAAAFIQDLAVIMLVAGMVTIIFHRMKQPVVLGYILAGLILGPHTPPFAMVHDNHTIEILAELGIVFLMFSLGLEFSLRKLRAVGATAVVAALVEIIVMIWLGYEIGSYFGWSSMDSIFLGAMLAISSTTIIVKALDELNMKHERFAQMIFGVLIVEDILGIGIIALLSGIAATGQVSTLDAAITISNLTLFMVVALVLGIIFVPKLLEYVAGFKRDEMLLITILGLCFGFCLLVMKLDYSVALGAFMIGAIMAESRRIRVIERLIMPIRDMFSAIFFVAIGLMLDPAIIIEYAKPVIVVTLVIIFGKIFACTLGAMAAGNDGRTSLRVGMGLSQIGEFSFIIAALGLTLGVTSSFLYPIAVAASVITTLTTPYLIKAADPLSSALARNMPARISQFFRLYSDWLDSNNHLPGSDGAILAGIYRKLLLQVFVNLCMVSALFLGAVWLVNGYLISLPSPTRDIMWQQAVTWGGALLLAAPFLIAAFRKLQSLGLLIADHTTQGMMGNDCGRVQRFIAKAVNVLAVIGMTLLILALSHRIMPPLDVWIVVLLIVAGLVALLWRWFVLLHYRMQIALLETLSQEKEEH, translated from the coding sequence ATGCACGCCGCCGCCTTCATCCAGGACCTGGCTGTCATCATGCTGGTGGCAGGCATGGTCACCATCATCTTTCACCGGATGAAACAGCCCGTGGTACTGGGCTATATTCTTGCCGGCCTGATCCTGGGGCCTCACACGCCGCCGTTCGCCATGGTGCACGACAATCATACGATCGAGATACTGGCCGAGCTCGGCATCGTATTCCTGATGTTCTCGCTAGGGCTGGAGTTCAGTCTGCGCAAATTGCGGGCCGTCGGGGCGACTGCCGTGGTGGCCGCCCTGGTGGAAATTATCGTGATGATCTGGCTGGGTTATGAGATAGGTAGTTACTTTGGCTGGAGCTCCATGGACTCCATCTTCCTTGGTGCCATGCTGGCGATTTCGTCGACCACTATCATCGTCAAGGCCCTTGATGAGCTCAACATGAAGCATGAGCGTTTCGCGCAGATGATCTTCGGCGTGCTGATCGTCGAGGATATCCTCGGCATCGGCATTATTGCACTGCTTTCCGGCATTGCAGCGACCGGACAGGTATCTACGCTGGATGCCGCCATCACCATTTCCAATCTCACCTTGTTCATGGTGGTTGCCCTGGTACTGGGCATTATCTTCGTCCCCAAACTGCTGGAATATGTCGCGGGCTTCAAGCGCGACGAAATGCTGCTGATCACCATTCTCGGCTTGTGTTTCGGCTTCTGCCTGCTGGTGATGAAGCTGGACTACAGCGTGGCACTCGGCGCCTTCATGATCGGCGCCATCATGGCAGAATCGCGCCGCATCCGGGTAATCGAGCGGCTGATCATGCCAATACGCGACATGTTCAGCGCGATCTTCTTTGTCGCCATCGGCCTGATGCTCGACCCTGCCATCATCATCGAGTATGCCAAGCCCGTGATCGTAGTCACTCTCGTCATCATCTTCGGTAAGATCTTTGCCTGCACGCTGGGCGCCATGGCAGCTGGCAATGATGGGCGCACCTCCCTGCGTGTCGGCATGGGCCTGTCGCAGATCGGCGAATTTTCCTTCATTATCGCCGCCCTTGGCCTGACACTCGGCGTTACCAGCTCATTTCTCTATCCAATCGCGGTTGCTGCCTCGGTCATTACCACACTCACCACGCCTTATCTCATCAAGGCCGCAGACCCGCTCTCCAGCGCCCTGGCGCGCAATATGCCAGCCAGGATCTCGCAATTCTTCCGGCTCTACAGTGATTGGCTGGACTCCAATAACCATCTTCCCGGCAGCGACGGCGCCATCCTCGCGGGAATCTACCGCAAGCTGCTGCTGCAAGTATTCGTCAACCTGTGCATGGTCAGTGCCCTCTTTCTGGGGGCGGTCTGGCTAGTCAATGGCTACCTGATCAGCTTGCCATCGCCCACCCGAGACATCATGTGGCAGCAGGCCGTCACCTGGGGAGGAGCATTGCTGTTGGCAGCACCTTTCCTGATCGCGGCCTTCAGAAAGCTGCAATCCCTTGGTCTATTGATTGCCGACCATACCACGCAAGGCATGATGGGAAATGATTGCGGCCGCGTACAGCGCTTCATCGCCAAGGCGGTCAACGTGCTGGCCGTCATCGGCATGACACTGCTGATCCTGGCATTAAGCCACCGCATCATGCCGCCACTGGACGTCTGGATCGTAGTACTGCTGATTGTTGCAGGGCTGGTTGCCCTGCTCTGGCGCTGGTTCGTGCTACTGCACTATCGCATGCAGATTGCCCTGCTCGAGACTTTGAGCCAGGAAAAAGAGGAGCATTGA
- a CDS encoding FxDxF family PEP-CTERM protein — protein MLATTFKKSAVALAFGLTTFAASSAFAAEPIVLPVTGGNIHFGNDFDTLGEFTDVFQFTLTEPTDVTGTASSTYLTIGSLLYQGIDLTSVVLSGGSSVENTVSYYFDGGSSSTNTWTFSGINLTAGTYTLTIKGEAGLTSIPTAQASYGGNLTFTAAVPEPSTYGMLALGLGLVGFAARSRRNASKFA, from the coding sequence ATGCTAGCTACAACATTCAAGAAAAGTGCGGTTGCACTGGCCTTCGGTCTGACTACATTTGCAGCATCCAGCGCATTCGCTGCTGAACCAATTGTGCTTCCAGTTACTGGTGGCAATATCCACTTTGGTAACGACTTCGACACTTTAGGTGAATTCACAGACGTGTTTCAATTCACACTGACTGAACCAACCGATGTTACAGGAACAGCAAGCTCAACTTACTTAACCATTGGTTCACTCCTGTATCAGGGTATTGACTTGACCAGCGTTGTTCTGAGCGGTGGCTCTAGTGTAGAGAACACGGTCAGCTACTACTTTGATGGAGGATCAAGCTCAACCAACACTTGGACTTTCTCGGGTATTAACTTGACAGCTGGTACTTATACGCTAACTATCAAGGGTGAAGCAGGCCTGACTTCAATTCCCACCGCGCAAGCATCTTATGGTGGCAACCTGACTTTCACTGCAGCAGTTCCTGAGCCATCCACCTACGGCATGCTGGCACTGGGTCTTGGTCTGGTTGGATTTGCTGCCCGCAGCCGCAGGAACGCAAGCAAGTTCGCTTAA
- the yegD gene encoding molecular chaperone — translation MHCGIDYGTSNSSLGIVKDGKVVQAELERNSVYLPSAIYRAFPEHELNDDIASRSIRQQLGSAQGLLYGSEAIEAYVRHPGDGLFMKSPKVFLGSDLSKDQMDFFQIVIAKMMTHILERAREFYGQELRQAVIGRPIRYHGIRGEEGDKQALAIMEHAAAGAGLEEVVFMYEPLAAALDYEQCLDRDEVLLVVDVGGGTTDCSVVKVGPSYRDKRERSDDLLAYSGNRIGGVDLDINLGWHTIMPLFGRGTDELHNKAFDAITVNSIPSQQAFYSRFEMPVHAQADTVRERLYRVWLDKLSSHLVRSAELAKIELSRRTSHVLELGYVEDGLEVHVSREDFRQAIARSAEKIRQVIDDARQASASRPDKIYLTGGSAVSPVIQQVIREVVGDAVPFVSGNMHGSVACGLSVFANRHFA, via the coding sequence ATGCATTGTGGAATAGATTACGGCACTTCCAATTCGTCGCTGGGAATCGTGAAGGACGGCAAGGTGGTGCAGGCCGAGCTGGAGCGGAACAGTGTTTACCTGCCTTCGGCGATCTATCGCGCATTCCCGGAGCATGAGCTCAACGATGACATAGCATCACGCAGCATACGCCAGCAATTGGGCAGTGCGCAGGGTTTGTTGTATGGCTCTGAAGCGATTGAAGCCTATGTTCGCCATCCCGGTGATGGCTTGTTCATGAAGTCGCCCAAAGTATTCTTGGGCAGCGATCTCAGCAAGGATCAGATGGATTTTTTCCAGATCGTCATTGCCAAGATGATGACGCATATCCTGGAACGGGCCAGAGAGTTCTATGGGCAGGAGTTGCGCCAGGCCGTCATCGGCAGGCCGATCCGCTATCACGGCATCCGAGGCGAGGAGGGGGACAAGCAGGCATTGGCAATCATGGAGCATGCCGCTGCAGGCGCAGGCCTGGAAGAGGTTGTCTTCATGTACGAACCGCTGGCAGCGGCGCTGGATTATGAGCAATGCCTTGATCGGGATGAAGTGCTGCTGGTGGTGGACGTGGGGGGAGGAACGACGGATTGCTCCGTAGTCAAGGTCGGACCATCCTACCGGGACAAGCGCGAGCGTAGCGATGACCTGCTGGCATATTCTGGCAACCGCATCGGCGGGGTTGATCTTGATATCAACCTGGGCTGGCACACGATCATGCCCTTGTTCGGGCGTGGGACGGACGAGCTGCATAACAAGGCATTTGACGCGATTACAGTCAACAGTATTCCCAGCCAGCAAGCATTCTACTCGCGCTTCGAGATGCCTGTGCACGCCCAGGCAGACACTGTGCGTGAAAGGCTGTACAGGGTATGGCTGGACAAGCTCAGCAGCCATCTCGTACGCAGCGCCGAACTGGCAAAAATTGAATTATCGCGCAGGACAAGCCATGTACTGGAGCTTGGATATGTCGAGGATGGGCTCGAAGTGCACGTTTCCCGTGAGGATTTCCGTCAGGCGATTGCCCGGTCTGCCGAGAAAATCCGGCAGGTGATCGATGATGCGCGCCAGGCTAGCGCATCCCGCCCAGACAAGATTTACCTGACCGGTGGCTCTGCCGTCTCTCCCGTCATCCAGCAGGTGATCCGCGAGGTCGTGGGCGATGCCGTGCCATTCGTTTCGGGCAACATGCATGGCAGTGTCGCTTGCGGCTTGAGTGTGTTTGCCAATCGGCATTTCGCTTAG
- a CDS encoding DMT family transporter: MQSMFKPQLLQGILCMCGAIFLFAGSDALSKYLAGFYAVVMIIWVRYIIHSSLMLVVMLPRSGFAVFKTRNPGLQLLRGLCMVGTNMLFISALRYIPLAEGTAIVYLTPLIVTILSGPLLGERVRPLQWFAVSLGFVGVLVMLRPGGALFTSVSLLAVGAAFTFSLYQLITRKLNATDSSATTNLLSGLVGSAALTFIAPFFWQTPSAHHALLLLALGVSALLSHLLMTEAYKHTNPATLAPFTYGQLIFAGLIGYLFFGHIPDLYSVIGITIICAGGILVLSPKPGAGTRNVQ; encoded by the coding sequence ATGCAATCAATGTTCAAGCCACAACTGCTGCAAGGCATCCTCTGCATGTGCGGCGCCATATTCCTGTTTGCGGGCAGCGATGCGCTTTCAAAATATCTGGCCGGTTTCTATGCCGTTGTCATGATCATCTGGGTCCGCTACATCATCCATAGCAGCCTCATGCTGGTCGTTATGCTGCCGCGCTCCGGTTTCGCCGTCTTCAAGACCCGCAATCCTGGTTTGCAGCTCCTGCGAGGCCTATGCATGGTAGGCACCAACATGCTCTTCATTTCTGCCTTGCGCTACATCCCCCTCGCCGAAGGCACTGCAATCGTCTACCTGACGCCACTGATCGTCACCATCTTGTCCGGCCCGCTGCTGGGGGAACGCGTCCGGCCACTGCAATGGTTCGCCGTGTCTCTCGGCTTTGTGGGGGTGCTGGTGATGTTGCGGCCCGGCGGCGCACTGTTCACTTCCGTCAGCTTACTTGCCGTAGGTGCGGCATTCACCTTCAGTCTGTACCAGCTCATCACGCGCAAACTCAATGCCACGGACAGCTCAGCCACCACCAATCTGTTGAGTGGCCTGGTGGGTAGCGCTGCCCTGACTTTCATCGCGCCTTTTTTCTGGCAAACCCCAAGTGCCCATCATGCACTGCTACTGCTCGCCCTGGGGGTATCGGCCTTGCTAAGCCATCTCCTGATGACAGAGGCATACAAGCATACCAACCCGGCAACGCTTGCACCTTTCACTTATGGGCAATTGATCTTCGCCGGGCTGATCGGCTATCTGTTTTTTGGACACATACCCGATCTGTACAGCGTCATTGGCATCACCATCATCTGCGCCGGCGGCATCCTGGTACTATCACCGAAACCCGGGGCAGGGACACGGAATGTGCAATAG
- the mltF gene encoding membrane-bound lytic murein transglycosylase MltF, giving the protein MRLLVIFLLALLLMACKEAPKPLADPRTTKEIIVVTHNGPSTYYYSGNNQYAGLEHDLVRNFVRELGPEYSVKFLVVNNISQVIPTLLKHKAHFAAADLSITRTREHLVRFTRPYQKVQQQIVFNNELTKAPKNIKELLNRQIAVPSGTSYSERLQRLKEQEPLLSWTETPHANSDELMAQVAEGELDFTVADGHLIALVQNYYPNLGATLALGKPEEIAWAFPKTGDTWLYEKANAFFTRISQDGTLNHLIDRYYGHADRLKPVDVTTFMQRSETLLPQYKRLFYEAQELTGLDWRLVAAIAYQESHWDRFNTSPTNVRGMMMLTEDTADRLGVTDRLDARQSIIAGARYVLMLKDLIPDSVHEPDRTWMALAAYNIGYAHLQDARILAKRLKLNPDRWVDVKKALPLLSKEEYFSTLKYGFARGGAPVVFVESVRTYHKILARREPRHTPIFPSFEVANLNGFGNTLSQE; this is encoded by the coding sequence ATGCGTTTACTGGTTATCTTTTTATTGGCGCTGTTGCTGATGGCTTGCAAAGAGGCGCCCAAACCGCTTGCAGACCCGCGCACGACGAAGGAAATCATTGTGGTCACCCACAATGGCCCAAGCACGTATTACTACAGCGGCAACAATCAATATGCGGGACTGGAGCATGACCTGGTACGCAATTTCGTTCGTGAGCTTGGTCCTGAATACAGTGTCAAGTTCCTCGTCGTCAATAACATCTCCCAGGTCATTCCCACCCTGCTCAAGCACAAAGCTCACTTTGCCGCCGCGGATCTCAGCATCACCCGTACGCGAGAGCACCTGGTCAGGTTCACCCGGCCCTACCAGAAAGTGCAACAACAGATTGTCTTCAACAACGAGCTGACAAAAGCGCCAAAAAACATCAAGGAGCTGCTCAACAGGCAAATTGCCGTTCCTTCCGGCACCAGTTATTCGGAACGCTTGCAGCGCCTGAAGGAACAGGAGCCCCTGCTCAGCTGGACAGAAACCCCGCATGCGAACTCCGACGAGTTGATGGCTCAAGTTGCCGAAGGCGAGCTGGATTTTACCGTCGCCGATGGACATTTGATTGCACTGGTACAGAACTATTATCCCAATCTTGGTGCAACTCTCGCATTGGGAAAGCCTGAAGAGATCGCATGGGCCTTTCCGAAAACAGGCGATACATGGCTGTATGAAAAGGCCAATGCATTTTTTACCCGCATCAGCCAGGATGGCACACTCAACCATCTGATCGACCGCTATTACGGTCACGCGGACCGACTCAAGCCAGTGGATGTCACCACTTTCATGCAGCGCTCCGAGACCTTGCTACCTCAATACAAGCGGTTATTTTATGAGGCACAGGAGCTGACAGGACTGGATTGGCGCTTGGTCGCCGCGATTGCATATCAGGAGTCGCATTGGGACAGGTTCAATACTTCACCCACCAATGTACGGGGGATGATGATGCTGACGGAGGATACCGCCGACCGGCTGGGCGTTACCGACAGGCTGGACGCGCGCCAGAGCATTATTGCCGGGGCACGATATGTGCTTATGCTCAAGGACTTGATCCCGGACAGCGTGCACGAGCCGGACCGAACCTGGATGGCGCTGGCGGCCTACAATATCGGTTATGCCCATTTGCAAGATGCACGCATTCTCGCAAAGCGATTGAAGCTCAATCCTGATCGCTGGGTGGATGTCAAAAAGGCTCTGCCACTCCTGAGCAAGGAAGAATATTTTTCAACGCTCAAATATGGCTTTGCTCGCGGCGGCGCTCCAGTTGTGTTTGTGGAGTCCGTACGCACCTACCACAAGATACTGGCGCGGCGCGAGCCTCGGCACACGCCCATCTTCCCTAGTTTCGAAGTGGCCAACCTGAACGGCTTTGGCAATACGCTGAGTCAGGAATAA